Proteins from a single region of Nocardiopsis dassonvillei subsp. dassonvillei DSM 43111:
- the nadE gene encoding ammonia-dependent NAD(+) synthetase: MTDTELSQARREIIRDLAVPEHFDARVEIERRVAFLAERLISTGSTALVLGISGGVDSLTAGRLCRLAVDRARENGHECEYVAMRLPYGEQKDEEDAARSVEFTAPERCLTVDVGPASDAMADSLAAAGMTYASESSADFVLGNVKARQRMIAQYAVAGGLRGLVVGTDHAAEAVTGFFTKYGDGGADLVPLTGLTKRRVRAVAAELGAPEDLVRKVPTADLETLSPQKPDEEALGLTYDQIDDFLEGLPVPGHVETALVDRYRVTAHKRALPTAP, encoded by the coding sequence GTGACCGACACCGAGCTGAGCCAGGCCCGTCGCGAGATCATCCGCGACCTCGCAGTGCCCGAGCACTTCGACGCGCGCGTCGAGATCGAACGCCGTGTGGCCTTCCTCGCCGAGCGGCTGATCAGCACCGGCTCCACCGCGCTGGTCCTGGGCATCAGCGGCGGCGTGGACTCGCTCACGGCCGGACGCCTGTGCCGCCTGGCGGTGGACCGGGCCCGCGAGAACGGACACGAGTGCGAGTACGTCGCCATGCGACTGCCCTACGGCGAGCAGAAGGACGAGGAGGACGCGGCCCGCTCCGTCGAGTTCACGGCCCCCGAGCGCTGCCTCACCGTGGACGTCGGGCCCGCCAGCGACGCCATGGCCGACTCCCTGGCCGCCGCCGGGATGACCTACGCCAGCGAGTCCTCGGCGGACTTCGTCCTCGGCAACGTCAAGGCGCGGCAGCGGATGATCGCCCAGTACGCGGTCGCGGGCGGCCTGCGCGGACTGGTGGTCGGCACCGACCACGCGGCCGAGGCGGTCACCGGCTTCTTCACCAAGTACGGCGACGGCGGCGCGGACCTCGTGCCGCTGACCGGGCTGACCAAGCGCCGGGTGCGCGCGGTCGCCGCCGAGCTGGGCGCTCCGGAGGACCTGGTGCGCAAGGTGCCCACCGCCGACCTGGAGACGCTCTCCCCGCAGAAGCCGGACGAGGAGGCGCTCGGCCTGACCTACGACCAGATCGACGACTTCCTGGAGGGCCTGCCGGTGCCCGGGCACGTGGAGACCGCGCTGGTCGACCGGTACCGCGTCACCGCCCACAAGCGCGCGCTGCCCACCGCTCCCTGA
- a CDS encoding putative glycolipid-binding domain-containing protein — translation MSSLTEHPAVWARTDVPEGLGLGALLPEPDGYRLEAGETVVVGEERFFTRFSVRTDLAWTTRRVYAEVLSSQGLESVTLDAHGGHWTGPDGVPLPGLVGCLDVDVAATPLTNTLPIRRLGLRPGEYRDIAVVWIDIPSLRVRRVRQRYTRHPAEDGLERYTYRDPLHGEYRLSVDGDGVVVDYERFARRLRTDT, via the coding sequence ATGTCGTCACTGACGGAACACCCGGCCGTGTGGGCCCGGACCGACGTCCCCGAGGGGCTCGGGCTGGGCGCGCTCCTCCCCGAGCCCGACGGCTACCGCCTGGAGGCCGGGGAGACCGTCGTCGTGGGCGAGGAGCGGTTCTTCACCCGTTTCAGCGTCCGCACCGACCTGGCGTGGACGACCCGGCGGGTGTACGCCGAGGTCCTCTCCTCCCAGGGCCTGGAGTCGGTCACGCTCGACGCCCACGGAGGCCACTGGACCGGACCCGACGGCGTCCCCCTGCCCGGACTGGTGGGCTGCCTGGACGTGGACGTCGCCGCCACCCCGCTCACCAACACCCTGCCCATCCGCCGCCTCGGCCTGCGCCCGGGCGAGTACCGCGACATCGCGGTGGTCTGGATCGACATCCCCTCCCTGCGCGTGCGCCGGGTCAGGCAGCGCTACACCCGCCACCCCGCCGAGGACGGCCTGGAGCGCTACACCTACCGCGACCCCCTGCACGGCGAGTACCGGCTGTCGGTGGACGGCGACGGCGTGGTCGTCGACTACGAGCGCTTCGCCCGCCGCCTGCGCACGGACACCTGA
- the putP gene encoding sodium/proline symporter PutP: MLWSVATFGVYLAAMVAIGLWAYKLTVSQSDFVLGGRQLNSWVAGLSANASDFSGWLLLGLPGAIYVSGLGEAWIAVGLACGFAGSWILLAPRLRVYTERVTDARSGGDSDSLTLSSFLENRFNDPTRLLRGVSAVLIIVFYFFYVASGLVAMAALFDQVFGLSPGPAIAIGVGIVVLYTVLGGFLAVSYTDVVQAAMMWIALLAVPVMAVTALGGFAGLTEGVSDKSDGLLSAVGGTALDAELGQWVSTDTLGWVVIVSGLAWGFGYFGQPHILSRYMGIRSVRDIPKAAVISVVWAVTAMALAVLVGFIGVAYFDTPLENSEQVFPLLIEALTHPLVAGLLLAAILAAVMSTADSQLLVAASALTEDGYRAFVDRDADPGRLLWISRVTVVAVALGAAAIALWGDQSVMDLVGYAWAGFGAGFGPILVLSVFWKRMSWSGALAGMIAGGTTAIVWDVLDANFFGTGLYAMVPAVVLSVAAILVFNGLARVTPQMESDFDRVEAEIRGTGSAPGEAARV, encoded by the coding sequence ATGCTCTGGTCCGTCGCGACCTTCGGCGTCTACCTCGCCGCCATGGTGGCCATCGGCCTGTGGGCCTACAAGCTCACTGTCTCGCAGTCGGACTTCGTGCTCGGCGGCAGACAGCTCAACAGCTGGGTGGCGGGTCTGAGCGCCAACGCCAGCGACTTCAGCGGGTGGCTGCTGCTCGGACTGCCCGGCGCCATCTACGTCTCCGGTCTGGGCGAGGCCTGGATCGCGGTCGGCCTGGCCTGCGGCTTCGCCGGAAGCTGGATCCTCCTCGCGCCCCGCCTGCGCGTGTACACCGAGCGCGTGACCGACGCCCGCTCGGGGGGCGACTCCGACTCCCTGACCCTCTCCTCCTTTCTAGAGAACCGCTTCAACGACCCCACACGGCTGCTGCGCGGGGTGTCGGCGGTGCTCATCATCGTCTTCTACTTCTTCTACGTCGCCTCCGGGCTCGTCGCCATGGCCGCCCTGTTCGACCAGGTCTTCGGACTGAGCCCGGGCCCCGCCATCGCCATCGGCGTGGGCATCGTGGTGCTCTACACCGTGCTCGGCGGCTTCCTCGCGGTGTCCTACACCGACGTGGTGCAGGCGGCGATGATGTGGATCGCCCTGCTGGCCGTCCCCGTCATGGCGGTCACCGCGCTCGGCGGTTTCGCCGGGCTGACCGAGGGCGTGTCCGACAAGAGCGACGGGCTGCTGTCGGCCGTAGGCGGCACCGCCCTGGACGCCGAGCTCGGCCAGTGGGTGAGCACCGACACCCTCGGCTGGGTGGTCATCGTCTCCGGCCTGGCCTGGGGCTTCGGCTACTTCGGCCAGCCGCACATCCTGTCCCGCTACATGGGCATCCGCTCGGTCCGCGACATCCCCAAGGCCGCCGTCATCAGCGTGGTCTGGGCGGTCACCGCCATGGCCCTGGCCGTGCTGGTCGGCTTCATCGGCGTCGCCTACTTCGACACCCCGCTGGAGAACTCCGAGCAGGTCTTCCCGCTCCTGATCGAGGCCCTGACCCACCCGCTGGTCGCCGGTCTGCTGCTCGCCGCCATCCTCGCCGCCGTCATGAGCACCGCCGACTCCCAGCTGCTGGTCGCCGCGTCCGCGCTCACCGAGGACGGCTACCGGGCCTTCGTGGACCGCGACGCCGACCCCGGGAGGCTGCTGTGGATCAGCCGCGTCACCGTGGTCGCCGTCGCCCTCGGCGCCGCGGCCATCGCCCTGTGGGGCGACCAGTCGGTGATGGACCTGGTCGGCTACGCCTGGGCCGGGTTCGGCGCGGGCTTCGGCCCGATCCTGGTGCTCTCCGTGTTCTGGAAGCGCATGAGCTGGTCCGGCGCGCTCGCGGGCATGATCGCGGGCGGCACCACCGCGATCGTGTGGGACGTCCTCGACGCCAACTTCTTCGGCACCGGCCTGTACGCCATGGTCCCGGCCGTGGTCCTCAGCGTCGCCGCCATCCTCGTCTTCAACGGCCTGGCCAGGGTCACCCCGCAGATGGAGAGCGACTTCGACCGGGTCGAGGCGGAGATCCGCGGGACCGGCTCCGCCCCGGGAGAGGCCGCACGGGTCTGA